From Ignavibacteriota bacterium, the proteins below share one genomic window:
- a CDS encoding PAS domain S-box protein translates to MLYYYVSIAYTIINLLLAGIIVVKSPKNLLNRFYAFCVGCLIVYGLGKDLLSEGVLRGDVFVRLTEFLFCLIPFFFLHFVVIFLRRYDILKSKVVVIAIYSAGLLSYLMLATGIVSQSETETISSSGFIFYITWMSVFFSIGVTLLYSLVKGFAERKVQSNLLLSGFTVLLVVLPGPLTYSIAQILTVGGAEWYGITSAIALLVTVYLLFRHKIMVTVYDSIKAALVVMNDLFIMTDEQFHIEVANGSLTSTLGISESDMLGHSLIDFIEPKDYIPTYLHYVQKNKMREGRFDAEMKSKNGKIHTVNFSFSPVFENEQLVGFVGMGKDITEQKVLEQHQREAQKLDSISTLASGIAYDFTKLLSVIMGYARLIDLAKTDAETLSSSSDEIKKSVQKGSELVRQISAFARQTADNLETIQVKNTLDELSVWMKQTIPINIKTSLQVADELPVIKADKSVLLQSLQNLCLNARDAMMPNGGTLMISASVTFAEELSHRFESTTAKKYIGIYVKDTGVGMSKEVIGRIFEPFFTTKESTQAAGLGLAVVYGVVRSHGGHIDVESELGKGTTFSMFLPIG, encoded by the coding sequence ATGCTCTACTATTATGTTTCGATAGCCTATACGATAATCAACCTGCTGTTGGCAGGAATTATTGTTGTCAAATCTCCGAAGAATCTGCTCAATCGCTTCTACGCGTTTTGTGTCGGTTGTTTGATTGTCTACGGACTTGGGAAGGATTTGCTCAGCGAGGGAGTGTTGCGCGGCGATGTGTTTGTGCGGCTCACCGAATTTCTCTTCTGTTTGATTCCATTTTTCTTTCTCCACTTCGTTGTCATTTTCCTGAGACGCTACGATATTCTGAAATCAAAAGTAGTCGTCATTGCAATTTATTCGGCTGGACTTTTGAGTTACCTGATGCTCGCAACGGGAATTGTCAGTCAATCGGAGACTGAAACAATTTCATCGTCGGGATTTATTTTTTACATCACGTGGATGTCGGTGTTCTTCAGCATCGGAGTCACGTTGTTGTATTCGTTGGTGAAGGGATTTGCCGAGCGAAAAGTTCAATCGAATCTTCTCTTATCAGGTTTTACTGTTCTCCTCGTTGTTCTTCCGGGACCGCTAACCTATTCTATTGCTCAAATTCTGACCGTTGGAGGTGCAGAGTGGTATGGAATAACTTCTGCTATTGCGTTACTCGTGACCGTGTATTTACTCTTCCGCCATAAAATCATGGTGACGGTATATGATTCCATCAAAGCCGCGTTGGTGGTGATGAATGATTTGTTCATTATGACTGACGAACAATTTCATATTGAAGTGGCAAACGGCTCTCTGACTTCAACACTCGGCATCTCTGAATCCGATATGCTCGGCCATTCGTTGATTGATTTTATCGAACCGAAAGATTACATCCCGACGTACCTGCATTATGTTCAAAAAAATAAAATGAGGGAAGGGCGATTCGACGCCGAGATGAAATCGAAAAATGGAAAAATTCATACGGTCAATTTTTCATTTTCTCCTGTGTTTGAGAATGAACAACTTGTCGGTTTCGTCGGGATGGGAAAAGATATTACCGAGCAAAAAGTGCTGGAACAACATCAGCGCGAAGCACAGAAACTCGATAGTATCAGCACGCTTGCTTCCGGCATTGCGTATGATTTTACAAAACTTCTGTCTGTTATCATGGGTTATGCTCGCCTGATTGACCTTGCCAAAACAGATGCAGAGACGCTTTCAAGCAGTTCGGACGAAATAAAAAAGAGTGTGCAGAAGGGTTCGGAATTGGTGAGACAGATTTCTGCCTTTGCCAGACAAACAGCGGACAATCTTGAAACAATTCAAGTAAAAAATACCCTTGATGAACTTTCAGTTTGGATGAAACAAACCATACCAATCAATATCAAGACATCATTACAAGTAGCAGACGAACTTCCTGTAATCAAAGCAGACAAATCCGTGTTGCTCCAATCTCTCCAAAATTTATGTTTGAATGCGCGCGACGCGATGATGCCGAATGGCGGAACTCTGATGATTTCAGCATCCGTAACATTCGCTGAAGAACTTTCACATCGTTTTGAAAGTACAACGGCGAAAAAGTATATCGGCATTTACGTGAAAGATACCGGGGTAGGAATGAGTAAGGAAGTCATTGGGCGAATCTTCGAACCATTCTTTACAACGAAGGAAAGCACGCAAGCCGCAGGCTTGGGACTTGCCGTTGTTTACGGAGTCGTCCGCAGTCACGGCGGGCATATTGATG
- a CDS encoding ribonuclease HII, which translates to MTRNKERRTKYKVLSTKYEQQYWNDGILHVAGVDEAGRGPLAGPVVAAAVIVHKNISIDGIDDSKKLNGKKRDELFELIQEKALSVGVGIVSHVLVDEVNILQATFRAMHEAIEQLKPKPQQLLIDGNRFSGKGIPFQTIVDGDAKCFSIAAASIIAKVTRDRLMIEYDEQFPQYGFAQHKGYGTKQHIAAIRKYGLCEIHRKSFHLHDKQLTLFERE; encoded by the coding sequence ATGACAAGGAATAAAGAACGAAGAACAAAGTACAAAGTACTAAGTACAAAGTACGAACAGCAATATTGGAACGATGGAATATTACATGTTGCAGGTGTTGATGAAGCAGGACGTGGACCGCTTGCGGGTCCGGTGGTTGCCGCGGCTGTAATCGTTCATAAAAATATCTCGATTGATGGAATTGATGACTCGAAGAAATTGAATGGTAAAAAGCGTGATGAACTATTCGAGTTGATTCAAGAAAAAGCATTGAGTGTCGGTGTGGGAATTGTTTCTCATGTGCTCGTTGATGAAGTGAACATTTTGCAAGCAACATTCAGAGCAATGCACGAAGCAATCGAACAACTGAAGCCGAAGCCACAGCAATTGCTCATTGACGGGAACAGATTTTCCGGAAAGGGAATACCGTTTCAGACAATTGTGGATGGCGATGCAAAATGTTTTTCCATTGCCGCCGCTTCAATTATTGCCAAAGTTACCCGTGACAGGTTAATGATTGAATACGACGAGCAATTTCCCCAATATGGATTCGCACAGCACAAAGGCTACGGAACGAAACAGCATATTGCCGCAATCAGGAAATATGGATTGTGTGAAATTCACCGGAAGAGTTTTCATCTTCATGATAAGCAACTAACATTATTCGAGCGAGAATGA
- a CDS encoding YraN family protein, whose product MNRRRQGAQGEALAVEYLQKKGYRILRQNYRYERDEIDIIAQENETLVFIEVKARRSTNYGAPIEAVTESKQKTIRAVAEGYLAENEIEDISCRFDVISILYKNGKPEIEHYVDAF is encoded by the coding sequence ATGAATCGTCGAAGACAAGGCGCACAAGGCGAAGCACTCGCTGTTGAATATTTGCAGAAAAAAGGTTATCGTATCCTCCGACAAAATTACAGATACGAACGAGACGAGATAGATATCATCGCACAAGAGAATGAAACACTCGTCTTTATCGAAGTGAAGGCGCGTCGTTCAACAAACTACGGTGCGCCGATTGAAGCAGTGACAGAATCAAAGCAGAAAACAATTCGCGCTGTTGCCGAAGGCTATCTTGCAGAAAATGAAATAGAAGATATCTCTTGTCGGTTTGATGTCATTTCGATTTTATACAAGAACGGTAAGCCGGAAATCGAACATTATGTTGACGCCTTTTAG